Proteins encoded together in one bacterium window:
- a CDS encoding SDR family oxidoreductase — MKTAIVTGASSGIGLEAAKKLILMNYRVYGLARSFSKTKWENKSFVKLVCDIAEIKQLKNCVAQIVSEAASVDILLNNAGVGYFGPHEEIKTEHIEEMVKTNLLAPLILTRLLLRELKKSEGYIINIASITALKASVFGGAYAATKAGVRHFGISLFDEVRKSGVKVVTVNPDIVQTPFYDHLNFKEHDDPESYITPESIADAIETILRQREGTILSEITIRPQKHLIEKKKQKKP, encoded by the coding sequence ATGAAAACTGCTATTGTGACTGGAGCGTCTTCGGGCATAGGGCTTGAAGCGGCTAAAAAATTGATTTTAATGAATTACAGGGTGTATGGTTTGGCCAGGTCCTTTTCCAAAACAAAGTGGGAAAACAAATCGTTCGTTAAACTTGTTTGCGACATTGCTGAAATAAAGCAACTTAAAAACTGCGTTGCGCAGATAGTGAGTGAAGCCGCATCTGTGGATATTCTGCTGAATAACGCCGGCGTGGGCTATTTTGGGCCTCATGAGGAAATCAAAACTGAGCATATTGAAGAAATGGTCAAAACCAATTTACTTGCCCCATTGATCCTTACGCGCTTACTTCTGCGCGAACTGAAGAAATCGGAAGGATACATAATTAATATTGCTTCGATCACCGCGCTTAAGGCGAGTGTTTTTGGCGGCGCGTATGCAGCTACTAAGGCAGGCGTGAGGCATTTTGGAATTTCGCTCTTTGATGAGGTTAGAAAAAGCGGAGTTAAGGTGGTCACCGTTAATCCTGATATTGTCCAAACACCTTTCTATGATCACCTTAATTTCAAAGAGCACGATGATCCGGAGAGTTATATAACGCCTGAGAGCATTGCCGATGCTATTGAAACGATTTTACGGCAGCGCGAGGGGACCATTTTATCTGAAATCACCATTCGTCCTCAGAAACATCTCATCGAAAAGAAGAAACAAAAAAAACCATAA